The following nucleotide sequence is from Oligoflexus sp..
ATTTGTCAAAGCCACCAATCCCGCCGCTGTTTTGCGGTGGACAACCCAGAGCATCCCAGGTCTGGAAGCCGGCGCTTCCTTCTATTACGGAGATTCCAGCGCCAATCGACCCAAGTCGGATCTGGCGAAGAATTGCAAGAACGGCAAGGGGGATACCGAACGGGTCGCTCCCTGCGGATATCACAACACTCCGGTGCAGCTTCTGTCGCTTTTTGCCAAAGGGCAGTGGGGCGCCCTGCAGAGTCAGACTTCTTTGATGCTCGGGCGCATCAAGGGCAGCGACCGTATCAACAGCAAGAACATCAATCTTCCCAACAGCTACGAAGGTGCGGCGCGCACGCCCGTGGCGGAGGCCGCGTTCTCGGCCTGGACCGAATGGGGATATGCGTGGGAAGGCTTCGAGCAGGGCGATGCGCTGATACCGTTCGTGCGCTTCGAGCGTTACGATACCGTTCACAAAGCGGCTGCCGGTCAGCTGGATGATAGCCGTTTCGATCGGCGCGTGCTGGCGCTGGGTGCCGCCTACCATATTGAATCCACACTTTATTTCAAGGTCGACGTTTCGGAAAGGCGCTTCGGTTCGCGTGATCTGCGGCCCGAGCACGAACTGCGTTTCGGCCTGGGTTTTGTTTATTGAAACTTGCATTCTCACTATGGGGTATGACCATGTTTGCCAGAAAAATTTCGACACGCGTACTGCCGGCTCTTTGTGTACTGACTCTCGCCCTGGGCTGCCAAAAACCAGGGGAATCGGGTGATGAGGAGACTGCGGCTGCTTATACGGACGCGGACCTTGGGCTTTTGAAAAACTTTACCGATGACGTGGTGCTCGTGACCTATCACGATATGGAGAGCAAATCCCTTGTTTTAAAGGACGCTCTGATCACGCTGCGGGATAGTCCCAGCGAAGCGGCGTTTCAAGCCGCACGGGACGCCTGGCTTTCCGTGCGGACGCCGTGGGAGCAAAGCGAAGGGTTTCTGACCGGACCTGTGGATTCGCAGGGTCTTGATCCCGCGATGGATACATGGCCCGTTCAGCCGAATGAAATCAGCGAGGAGATCGCCAAGGTCGAAGGCGATCGCCTGCGTGATCTGAGCCAGGTCGGTGTTTCCGCCAAAGGTTTTCATGCGATTGAATTTCTTTTGTTCGGTGAGGAGGGATCGAAGACTCTGGCCACGCAAACGCCGGCCGAGCGGTCCTATCTTGTTTCGCTCGCCAGCAGTGTTCATGATGTGATTTCTGTTCTTCTGACCTCATGGGAGGAAAGTTTTGAAGGCGGGCCGTCCTATCGCGAGCGGCTTTTGAATTCCGGTGTGGCTGAAAATGGTGCGTTCGCGACGAGCCGGGCGGCCATTGATGATATCGTGGAAAAACTCTCAGGTATTGCCGATGAAGTCGGCACGGTCAAGATCGGTGGTCCGCATGGAGATAAGACCGCTCCGATTGAAAGTGAATACTCGGATAATTCAGTCCGCGACTTTCAGGATAACATCCGTGGCCTCCGCTTTGTCTATCAGGGCAGCACCACAGGTGCGGTGAATGCCTTCAGCATCAAATCCCGTGTGAAAGCCAAAAATCCCGCCTTGGATACCCAGGTTGAGCAGCTGATTGATGACGCGATCGCTGCCATTCAAGGTATTCCCGCTCCCTTCCGCACGTCCGCGGCGTCCCCGGCGGCGGATGCAAAAATCACCGCGGCTGAAACTGTTCTGCGGGAACTGCGCGATCTTCTTGCGACCGACGTTGCGGAAGCCGTGAAGTAAGAAAAAGAGAAGGGGAGAGCCTATGCGTGCGCATCATGGAGCCTGGATTTTAACGTTGATGATGGGCGTCTGGTCCTGTAGTCCGCGCGGGCGTGATCAGGAGGACGAGGGTTTGCCCGTGATCCCGGCCGGCGGTGAGACCACTGTTCGTTCCCGCACTTCGAATGCCTATACCATGCCGGCTGCGAATTTGGATGAAGCGGAGCTGAATCTGCATGCGGCGGGTGACAGCATGTTTGAAGCCGCGTTCGTCGCCGGACCTTCGAAAATCAATCCGGGACTGGGACCGGCTTTCAATAACAACAGCTGTGAGTCCTGTCATCTGGGGAACGGGCGGGGCATGGCAACACTGGGCCAGGCGGGATCCTTGAATTCGCCGATGCTGGTGCGCATCAGTCTGGATCCGAGCCAAGCGGCTGATTTTTTGGGAGCCGACACAAAACCTTTGGGACATGGACCGATTCCTGTTCCCGGTCTGGGCGGCCAGCTGCAGGACCAGGCGGTATCGGGAGCCACAGCGGAAGTGAC
It contains:
- a CDS encoding imelysin family protein, whose amino-acid sequence is MFARKISTRVLPALCVLTLALGCQKPGESGDEETAAAYTDADLGLLKNFTDDVVLVTYHDMESKSLVLKDALITLRDSPSEAAFQAARDAWLSVRTPWEQSEGFLTGPVDSQGLDPAMDTWPVQPNEISEEIAKVEGDRLRDLSQVGVSAKGFHAIEFLLFGEEGSKTLATQTPAERSYLVSLASSVHDVISVLLTSWEESFEGGPSYRERLLNSGVAENGAFATSRAAIDDIVEKLSGIADEVGTVKIGGPHGDKTAPIESEYSDNSVRDFQDNIRGLRFVYQGSTTGAVNAFSIKSRVKAKNPALDTQVEQLIDDAIAAIQGIPAPFRTSAASPAADAKITAAETVLRELRDLLATDVAEAVK